A genomic window from Streptomyces sp. MST-110588 includes:
- a CDS encoding amino acid deaminase/aldolase, with protein MSEHTFDPQGDKARYDRATADLDAPLAVVDLRAFDANADDLVRRARGKPVRVASKSVRCRALLERVLRREGFAGVLSYTLAESLWLARSGFADVLVAYPSADRAGFAELAADPALAAAVTVMVDDVAQLDLIDAARAGGREEIRVCLEWDTALRRLGGRVRFGARRSPVSEPAQLAELARSVVRRPGFRLVGLMAYESHVAGVGDAVAGRPVFSRAVRVMQATARRELVVRRAQAVRAVRGVAPDLEFVNGGGTGSVQHTVAEKAVTEVAAGSGLYVPRLFDNYRSFTGRPAALFALPVVRRPGTGVVTVLGGGYPASGAAGRDRLPVPHLPVGLRLDPQEGAGEVQTPLLGPAADELLVGDKVWFRHAKAGELCERFEALRLIDGDRVVDTVPTYRGEGHTFL; from the coding sequence ATGTCCGAGCACACCTTCGACCCGCAGGGCGACAAGGCCCGTTACGACCGGGCGACCGCTGATCTCGACGCTCCGCTGGCCGTCGTGGATCTGCGCGCCTTCGACGCCAACGCCGACGATCTGGTGCGGCGGGCGCGGGGCAAGCCCGTGCGGGTGGCGAGCAAGTCGGTGCGCTGCCGGGCCCTGTTGGAGCGGGTGCTGCGCCGGGAGGGCTTCGCCGGGGTGCTGAGCTACACCCTCGCCGAGTCGCTGTGGCTGGCCCGGTCGGGGTTCGCGGACGTACTGGTGGCGTACCCGTCGGCGGACCGGGCCGGTTTCGCGGAGCTGGCCGCCGATCCCGCGCTCGCCGCCGCGGTGACGGTGATGGTGGACGACGTCGCCCAGCTCGACCTGATCGACGCGGCGCGGGCGGGCGGACGCGAAGAGATCCGGGTGTGCCTGGAGTGGGACACGGCGCTGCGGCGGCTGGGCGGCCGGGTGCGCTTCGGTGCCCGCCGCTCCCCGGTGAGCGAGCCGGCGCAACTGGCCGAGCTGGCCCGGTCGGTGGTGCGCAGGCCGGGGTTCCGGCTGGTGGGGCTGATGGCGTACGAGAGCCATGTGGCGGGGGTGGGGGACGCGGTGGCGGGCCGCCCGGTCTTCTCCCGGGCCGTACGGGTCATGCAGGCCACGGCGCGCCGGGAACTGGTGGTGCGGCGGGCGCAGGCCGTACGGGCCGTGCGGGGCGTGGCGCCGGATCTGGAGTTCGTCAACGGCGGGGGTACGGGCAGTGTGCAGCACACGGTCGCTGAGAAGGCGGTGACGGAGGTCGCGGCGGGATCGGGGCTGTACGTACCCCGGCTGTTCGACAACTACCGGTCCTTCACGGGGCGTCCGGCGGCGCTGTTCGCGCTGCCGGTGGTGCGCAGGCCGGGCACCGGCGTGGTGACCGTCCTGGGCGGCGGCTATCCGGCCTCGGGCGCGGCGGGCCGGGACCGGCTGCCGGTGCCGCATCTGCCCGTGGGGCTGCGGCTGGATCCGCAGGAGGGGGCGGGCGAGGTGCAGACGCCGTTGCTGGGGCCGGCCGCGGACGAGCTGCTGGTCGGTGACAAGGTGTGGTTCCGGCACGCGAAGGCCGGGGAGCTGTGCGAGCGCTTCGAGGCGCTGCGGCTGATCGACGGGGACCGGGTGGTGGACACGGTGCCGACCTATCGCGGTGAGGGCCACACCTTCTTGTGA